One segment of Pseudomonas sp. FP2196 DNA contains the following:
- a CDS encoding TerC family protein, which produces MEWLADPTAWLGLLTLIVLELVLGIDNLVFIAILADKLPPHQRDRARIIGLSLALIMRLGLLASISWLVTLTQPLFEVFDKSFSGRDLIMLFGGVFLLFKATMELHERLEGHVGERSSNTAYALFWPIVAQIVVLDAVFSLDAVITAVGMVDELAVMMIAVIISIGLMIVASKPLTRFVNAHPTVIMLCLGFLMMIGFALTAEGLGFHIPKGYLYAAIGFSILIEVFNQIARARRKRSMQGLRPMRERTAHAVLRLLGGRKLAVEEVGEEISDLLDNGEAPSGELFDRRERVMISGVLQLAERPIRSLMTVRADVDTIDLADDAEAIRTKLMHSSYSRLPLIREGVVDEPLGFVHKKELLKEYLAGAEPNLEHLARKTINLLDSYSILNALEQMRAASTHIAFVVNEFGDFVGVLTMTDILESIAGELPDASEIEGPDVIEEQGGFMVSGALNLARVRQRTGFGAEPTEDYQTVAGLVMSLLDRLPVIDDRLQYEGWQMTVKAVEERRVTRVLLVREPA; this is translated from the coding sequence ATGGAATGGTTAGCGGATCCCACGGCCTGGTTGGGCTTGTTGACATTGATCGTGCTGGAATTGGTGCTGGGTATCGACAACCTGGTGTTCATCGCAATCCTCGCGGACAAACTGCCGCCGCATCAGCGTGATCGCGCGCGCATCATCGGCCTGTCGCTGGCACTGATCATGCGCCTGGGCCTGTTGGCGAGTATTTCCTGGCTGGTCACTCTGACGCAGCCGTTGTTCGAGGTGTTCGACAAGAGCTTCTCCGGCCGTGACCTGATCATGCTGTTCGGCGGTGTGTTCTTGTTGTTCAAGGCCACCATGGAGTTGCATGAACGGCTGGAAGGCCATGTCGGCGAGCGCTCAAGTAACACCGCTTATGCGCTGTTCTGGCCGATCGTCGCGCAGATCGTCGTGCTCGACGCCGTGTTCTCGCTGGACGCAGTGATTACCGCTGTGGGCATGGTCGATGAACTGGCGGTGATGATGATCGCGGTGATCATTTCCATCGGCCTGATGATCGTTGCGAGCAAGCCGCTGACGCGCTTCGTCAACGCGCATCCGACCGTGATCATGCTGTGTCTGGGCTTTTTGATGATGATCGGTTTCGCCCTGACCGCCGAAGGCCTGGGCTTCCACATCCCGAAAGGCTATCTGTACGCGGCCATCGGTTTCTCTATTCTGATCGAGGTGTTCAACCAGATCGCCCGGGCGCGCCGCAAACGCTCCATGCAGGGCCTGCGCCCGATGCGCGAACGCACGGCGCACGCGGTGCTGCGCTTGCTTGGCGGACGCAAACTGGCGGTGGAGGAGGTCGGCGAAGAGATTTCCGACCTGCTGGACAACGGAGAAGCGCCAAGCGGGGAACTGTTCGACCGTCGTGAACGGGTGATGATCAGCGGCGTGCTGCAACTGGCCGAGCGGCCGATCCGCAGCCTGATGACCGTGCGCGCCGACGTCGACACTATCGATCTGGCCGACGATGCCGAGGCGATTCGCACGAAGTTGATGCACTCGTCCTACTCGCGCCTGCCGCTGATTCGCGAGGGTGTGGTGGATGAACCGCTGGGCTTCGTGCACAAGAAGGAATTGCTCAAGGAGTACCTGGCCGGCGCTGAGCCGAATCTGGAGCACTTGGCGCGCAAGACCATCAATCTGCTCGACAGCTACTCGATCCTCAACGCGCTGGAACAGATGCGTGCGGCGTCGACCCACATTGCCTTTGTAGTCAATGAATTCGGCGACTTTGTCGGCGTGTTGACCATGACCGACATTCTTGAATCGATTGCCGGCGAGTTGCCCGATGCCAGCGAAATCGAAGGCCCTGACGTGATCGAGGAGCAGGGCGGTTTTATGGTCAGTGGCGCATTGAACCTGGCGCGTGTTCGCCAGCGTACCGGTTTTGGCGCCGAGCCCACCGAGGATTATCAGACCGTGGCCGGTTTGGTCATGAGTCTGTTGGACCGGCTGCCGGTGATTGACGACCGACTGCAATATGAAGGCTGGCAGATGACCGTCAAAGCCGTTGAGGAGCGGCGGGTGACGCGGGTGTTGTTGGTGCGCGAACCTGCGTAA
- a CDS encoding phospholipase D-like domain-containing protein: protein MRVLVKNAQDDFRVKAYAGTNGVLLAMDLAESRRKGLLGFAIEKQQGAKPWLFLFNSLTFPGKAHTFPQFHATPSDKAPLQKFRWADYAVNPGMTIHYRVHLAYGTPDAPQLGESLELTISSDDGRPASQSVIFNRAVAASQAFQRKFPDLDAQISANKNMPIEAWPDAPRQWLENGLLGRLLGFIERAVGADWALDIAIYEYQLQAIVDAVNAAFERGVQIRVLYHARVDDEDTTINEASLAKLPATSKRGRVTHNIFHNKFIVLSRLDAAGQRQPQAVLCGSTNFTANGVYRQANVVHVLDGAPVSSSYLRIFERIWDDPDDVGATRDWITEHNPMDAAQPLFTGFSPRTGGGDLREFVEIIEAAKKDVLFVTAFVLPDAILNALLGQPHDDILRYGLQNTTSRITGFHADRSAEFAATALLNTGLEGWLRENMKGQKGNLLVHTKAVVVDFTTDTPTIISGSHNFSASASNGNDENYLIIRGDTDLADRYGLELLRFYEHYRFRYFAKKLALKQVKPLAVNDHWTNDYYVEGDLRQLSRLRFAGR from the coding sequence ATGCGCGTGTTGGTCAAGAATGCTCAAGACGATTTCCGCGTCAAAGCCTACGCGGGCACCAATGGCGTGCTGTTGGCGATGGACCTCGCGGAGTCGCGTCGCAAAGGCTTGCTAGGGTTCGCCATCGAAAAGCAGCAGGGCGCCAAGCCGTGGCTGTTCCTCTTCAACAGCCTGACGTTCCCCGGCAAAGCCCACACTTTCCCGCAGTTTCACGCCACGCCCAGCGATAAAGCCCCGTTGCAAAAATTCCGCTGGGCCGATTACGCGGTTAATCCGGGGATGACGATTCACTATCGCGTTCACTTGGCTTATGGCACGCCCGATGCGCCGCAACTGGGCGAGTCGCTGGAGCTGACGATCAGTTCAGACGACGGTCGCCCGGCCAGCCAAAGCGTGATCTTCAACCGTGCGGTCGCGGCCAGCCAGGCGTTCCAGCGCAAATTTCCCGATCTTGATGCACAGATCAGCGCCAACAAAAACATGCCCATCGAAGCCTGGCCGGATGCGCCACGGCAATGGCTGGAAAACGGCTTGCTCGGGCGTTTGCTGGGTTTTATCGAGCGAGCCGTTGGTGCTGACTGGGCGCTGGACATTGCCATTTACGAATATCAGTTGCAGGCCATCGTCGATGCGGTGAATGCGGCGTTCGAGCGGGGTGTGCAGATTCGAGTGCTGTATCACGCCCGAGTCGACGACGAAGACACCACAATCAACGAGGCGAGTCTGGCGAAACTGCCGGCGACGAGCAAACGTGGGCGGGTGACGCACAACATCTTCCACAACAAATTCATCGTCCTCAGCCGACTCGATGCCGCGGGGCAGCGCCAACCGCAAGCCGTGTTGTGCGGCAGCACCAATTTCACCGCGAACGGCGTGTATCGGCAGGCCAATGTGGTGCATGTGCTTGATGGCGCACCCGTGAGTTCGAGCTATCTGCGGATTTTCGAACGGATCTGGGACGATCCCGATGATGTCGGTGCCACCCGTGACTGGATTACGGAACATAACCCGATGGACGCTGCGCAGCCGCTGTTTACCGGGTTCTCGCCACGTACCGGCGGCGGGGATCTACGCGAGTTCGTCGAGATCATCGAAGCGGCGAAGAAGGATGTCCTGTTCGTCACTGCGTTCGTCTTGCCTGACGCGATCCTCAATGCCTTGCTCGGCCAGCCACACGACGACATCCTGCGTTACGGCCTGCAAAACACCACCAGCCGAATCACCGGTTTTCACGCCGACCGCAGCGCCGAATTCGCCGCCACCGCATTGCTCAACACGGGGCTGGAAGGCTGGCTGCGCGAGAACATGAAGGGCCAGAAGGGTAATCTGCTGGTGCATACCAAAGCGGTGGTCGTCGACTTCACGACGGACACGCCGACTATTATCAGCGGCAGCCACAACTTCAGTGCCTCGGCCAGCAACGGCAATGACGAAAACTACCTGATCATTCGCGGCGACACCGATCTGGCGGATCGTTATGGCCTTGAGCTGCTGCGGTTTTACGAACATTACCGGTTTCGTTACTTCGCGAAGAAACTCGCGTTGAAGCAAGTGAAGCCGTTGGCGGTGAATGACCATTGGACCAACGATTATTACGTCGAAGGGGATTTGCGGCAGTTGTCACGCCTGCGGTTTGCCGGCCGCTGA
- a CDS encoding VWA domain-containing protein, whose protein sequence is MGANARPRAGQLDNGRQGKRHAARSGSVNWPGTLLNGRPQNREDLLFQLRTRSPHELWLVIVDASASTRRHNALSDAKGLLAQLFDDAYRQRARLALLTASGTAPQWQVQGLKASSGLRIWLDELGAGGGTPLLAALNQAQQWLGVRRKRFPAEQQRLLVVTDGRLKAWSGLPVLGCPGLLIDIERGPIRLGRAKDLAGALDADYRHIDELVSV, encoded by the coding sequence GTGGGGGCGAATGCCAGACCCCGTGCCGGACAACTCGACAACGGACGCCAGGGCAAACGTCATGCAGCCCGCAGTGGCTCGGTGAACTGGCCGGGAACGCTGCTCAATGGCCGTCCGCAAAACCGTGAAGATCTGCTGTTTCAACTGCGCACGCGTTCGCCCCATGAGTTGTGGCTGGTGATCGTCGATGCCTCGGCCTCAACGCGCCGTCATAACGCACTGAGCGATGCCAAAGGCCTGCTTGCGCAACTGTTCGATGACGCCTATCGCCAGCGCGCGCGGTTGGCGTTGTTGACCGCCAGCGGTACGGCGCCGCAGTGGCAGGTGCAGGGTTTGAAGGCGTCCAGCGGTTTACGCATCTGGCTTGATGAATTGGGCGCGGGCGGTGGTACGCCGCTGCTGGCAGCGCTGAATCAGGCGCAGCAATGGTTGGGCGTGCGGCGCAAGCGCTTTCCCGCCGAGCAACAGCGGTTGCTGGTGGTGACGGATGGACGTTTGAAGGCGTGGTCGGGGTTGCCGGTGCTAGGGTGTCCGGGGCTGTTGATCGATATCGAGCGTGGGCCGATTCGGTTGGGCCGGGCGAAGGATCTGGCGGGGGCGCTAGACGCGGATTATCGACATATCGATGAGCTGGTTTCGGTCTGA
- a CDS encoding ATP-binding protein translates to MTDTPHFPLSAVVGADDLKLALCLTAIDPKIGGVLIEGPRGMAKTTLARGLADLLASGQFVTLPLGATEERLVGTLDLDAALSDGRAQFSPGVLAKADGGVLYVDEVNLLPDHLVDLLLDVAASGTNLIERDGISHRHSAKFVLIGTMNPEEGELRPQLLDRFGLNVALSGHTAPSERGQIIRRRLDFDSDPQTFCALWETEQQTLRERCENARITLAGIPLDDAALAQITERCFAAGVDGLRADLVWLRAARAHAAWRGATAIAEQDIDAVAEFALRHRRREQTRSSPQQQPAQSPANAQANPNEGQGQWGDMPATALATGSRREVPSWPKKI, encoded by the coding sequence ATGACCGACACCCCGCATTTCCCGCTCTCTGCCGTGGTCGGCGCCGACGATCTGAAACTCGCCCTGTGCCTCACCGCCATCGACCCGAAAATCGGCGGCGTACTCATCGAAGGCCCGCGCGGCATGGCTAAAACCACTCTGGCGCGAGGCCTGGCGGATCTGCTCGCCAGCGGCCAGTTCGTCACGCTACCGCTGGGCGCCACCGAAGAAAGGCTGGTCGGCACACTCGATCTCGACGCGGCGCTGAGCGACGGTCGCGCGCAGTTTTCCCCCGGTGTGCTGGCCAAGGCCGATGGCGGCGTGCTCTACGTCGATGAAGTCAACTTGTTGCCCGATCACTTGGTGGATCTGCTGCTCGATGTCGCTGCCAGCGGCACCAACCTGATCGAGCGCGACGGCATCTCCCATCGGCATTCGGCGAAGTTTGTCCTGATCGGCACCATGAACCCGGAAGAGGGAGAGTTGCGTCCGCAGTTGCTCGACCGCTTCGGTCTGAACGTCGCGCTCAGTGGCCACACCGCACCGAGCGAGCGTGGGCAGATAATCCGTCGTCGTCTCGACTTCGATAGCGACCCGCAAACGTTCTGTGCGCTTTGGGAAACCGAGCAGCAAACCCTTCGCGAACGTTGTGAAAATGCCCGAATTACCTTGGCCGGTATTCCTCTGGATGATGCGGCTCTGGCGCAAATCACCGAGCGTTGTTTTGCCGCTGGCGTCGATGGTTTGCGCGCGGATCTGGTGTGGTTGCGCGCTGCCCGCGCCCATGCTGCATGGCGCGGCGCCACGGCCATTGCCGAACAGGACATTGACGCGGTGGCGGAATTTGCCTTGCGCCATCGTCGTCGTGAACAAACCCGGTCGAGTCCTCAGCAACAACCCGCGCAATCCCCAGCCAACGCGCAGGCCAACCCGAACGAAGGGCAGGGTCAGTGGGGCGACATGCCGGCTACAGCGCTTGCCACCGGCAGCCGTCGTGAAGTGCCGAGCTGGCCAAAAAAGATTTAG
- the cobN gene encoding cobaltochelatase subunit CobN, with translation MHLLRTQPGGFVSDDNIADLGQTPAELVILCSGDSSLALLAEAAQQLPEDYPSLRLANPMQVQNHASVDLYVDEVLRHAKVILISLHGGIAYWRYGVERLIELAERGVQVILVPGDDRPDPELSDLSTVPAEDRDRLWQFLRQGGMGNALDFFRCLANRWLARDYTWGEPQALPRTAIYHPQTTSAALSDWQAEWLPDQPVAAVLFYRSHLQAANTAFIDVFCQRLQAAGLNPLPIAVASLKEPGCLSVVEDWLDEVEAGVILNTTGFAQSSPEAPHLRPFRRNIPVIQAICAQDNEPGWRESEQGLGPRDLAMHIALPELDGRIISRPISFKDLAWRSERSQSDVVCYRAQPGRMDFVAELARRWIDLARLPNVEKRIALVLANYPTRDGRIGNGVGLDTPAAALNILRVLQAEGYPVTAELPDTGTELIQQLLGGVSNDLDTIDLRPCQQSLAMDDYLTMFNALPDANRAAVVERWGSPQNDPMCRDGRMMIAGLRFGLTFVGIQPARGYQVDPSAVYHDPDLVPPHAYLAFYFWLRNTYGAHGVIHVGKHGNLEWLPGKGVGLSENCWPDALLGPLPNIYPFIVNDPGEGAQAKRRTQAVIIDHLMPPLTRAETYGPLRNLELLADEYYEAQLLDPRRARELQRDILQLVRDTQIDRELQLDAALDSDADAAIWLPRLDTYLCDLKESQIRDGLHIFGESPTGRLRIDTLLALLRIPRGDGKGAQSSLLRALAKAFELGFDPLDCALADPWLGPRPVELQAVSEEVWRTAGDTRERLELFAAELISQTLHEPCRGEPVRDSVGSGDISFTETPPSRAGSLLQASGWAEVSAIIENLHEVVAPRLDACGPAEMRGLLDALSGRFVPAGPSGAPSRGRLDVLPTGRNFYSVDVRNLPTTTAWRIGFQSATLILERHLQDHGDHLRQLGLSVWGTATMRTGGDDIAQAMALMGVRPVWATGSQRVDDFEILPLSLLDRPRVDVTLRVSGFFRDAFANLIRLFDAAVQAVAALDEPDDLNPLAAKVRAERQALLQSGLDEETARRQAGWRIFGAKPGAYGAGVQGAIDGRLWQTRGDLAEVYLNWGAYAYGGSDEGTAAREQFVQRLSQVQAILQNQDNREHDLLDSNDYYQFQGGMLAAVETLRGEAAASYHGDHSQPDLPKIRTLKEELNRVIRSRAANPKWIDGVKRHGYKGVFEMAATVDNLFAFDATTQLIDDHQYALLADAYLLDPATRDFVREHNPHALRDMTERMLEAQQRGMWQEPGAYKEALENLLLDIEEDM, from the coding sequence ATGCACCTGCTCAGGACCCAGCCCGGCGGTTTCGTGTCGGATGACAACATCGCCGATCTTGGGCAAACCCCCGCCGAGCTGGTGATCCTGTGCAGCGGCGACTCCAGCCTGGCGCTGCTCGCCGAAGCCGCGCAGCAGTTGCCCGAGGATTATCCGAGCCTGCGTCTGGCCAACCCGATGCAGGTGCAGAATCACGCTTCGGTCGATCTGTACGTCGATGAAGTACTGCGTCATGCCAAGGTGATCCTGATCTCGCTGCACGGTGGCATCGCCTATTGGCGTTATGGCGTCGAGCGGCTGATCGAGCTGGCCGAACGCGGCGTACAGGTGATTCTGGTGCCGGGCGATGATCGGCCAGACCCGGAACTCAGCGATTTGAGCACCGTGCCTGCCGAGGATCGCGACCGGCTCTGGCAGTTCTTGCGGCAGGGCGGTATGGGCAATGCGCTGGACTTCTTCCGCTGTCTGGCCAATCGCTGGCTGGCCCGCGATTACACCTGGGGCGAGCCGCAAGCCTTGCCGCGCACGGCGATTTACCATCCGCAAACAACCTCCGCCGCCCTGAGTGACTGGCAAGCCGAATGGCTGCCCGATCAACCGGTCGCGGCGGTGCTGTTTTACCGCTCGCACCTGCAAGCGGCGAACACCGCGTTTATCGATGTTTTCTGCCAGCGTTTGCAGGCCGCGGGGCTCAATCCGTTGCCGATCGCGGTAGCCAGTCTGAAAGAGCCCGGCTGCCTGTCGGTGGTCGAGGATTGGCTGGATGAAGTCGAGGCGGGGGTGATTCTCAACACCACCGGTTTCGCCCAGTCCAGCCCTGAAGCGCCTCACCTGCGGCCGTTTCGCCGCAATATCCCGGTGATTCAGGCGATCTGCGCCCAGGACAACGAACCCGGCTGGCGTGAAAGCGAGCAGGGCCTTGGGCCGCGGGATCTGGCGATGCACATTGCTTTGCCGGAGCTCGACGGGCGCATCATCAGCCGCCCGATCAGCTTCAAGGATCTGGCCTGGCGCAGTGAACGCAGTCAGTCCGATGTGGTTTGCTATCGGGCGCAACCGGGGCGCATGGACTTCGTCGCCGAACTGGCGCGGCGCTGGATCGATTTGGCGCGCCTTCCGAACGTCGAGAAACGCATTGCGCTGGTTCTCGCCAACTACCCGACCCGCGACGGACGCATCGGTAATGGCGTCGGCCTCGACACGCCGGCGGCGGCGCTGAACATCCTTCGCGTATTGCAGGCTGAGGGTTATCCGGTCACGGCAGAGTTGCCGGATACCGGCACCGAACTGATTCAGCAATTGCTCGGCGGCGTCAGCAATGATCTCGACACGATAGACCTGCGCCCATGCCAGCAAAGTCTGGCCATGGACGATTACCTGACGATGTTCAACGCACTGCCCGACGCCAACCGTGCGGCGGTGGTCGAGCGCTGGGGATCGCCGCAAAACGATCCGATGTGCCGCGACGGGCGAATGATGATCGCCGGCCTGCGCTTTGGCCTGACCTTTGTCGGTATTCAACCGGCGCGGGGTTATCAGGTGGATCCGAGCGCGGTCTATCACGACCCGGATCTGGTGCCGCCCCACGCTTATCTGGCGTTCTACTTCTGGCTGCGCAACACCTACGGCGCCCACGGTGTGATCCACGTCGGCAAGCACGGCAACCTCGAATGGCTGCCGGGAAAAGGCGTAGGGTTGTCGGAGAACTGCTGGCCGGATGCGTTGCTCGGGCCGCTGCCAAATATCTATCCGTTTATCGTCAACGATCCGGGCGAGGGCGCCCAGGCCAAACGGCGCACGCAAGCGGTGATCATCGACCACCTGATGCCGCCGCTGACCCGCGCCGAAACCTATGGGCCGCTGCGCAATCTGGAACTGCTGGCTGACGAGTATTACGAGGCGCAACTGCTCGATCCACGCCGCGCCCGCGAATTGCAACGGGACATTCTGCAACTGGTGCGTGACACGCAGATCGATCGTGAACTGCAGCTCGACGCGGCGCTGGACAGCGACGCCGATGCGGCGATCTGGCTGCCGCGCCTCGATACGTATTTGTGTGACCTGAAGGAGTCGCAGATTCGCGACGGCTTGCACATTTTTGGCGAATCGCCGACCGGGCGTTTGCGCATCGATACGTTGCTGGCGTTGCTGCGCATTCCCCGGGGTGATGGCAAAGGTGCGCAATCGAGTCTACTGCGAGCGTTGGCCAAGGCGTTTGAGTTGGGCTTTGATCCGCTGGATTGCGCACTGGCTGATCCGTGGCTTGGCCCGCGTCCTGTCGAACTGCAAGCGGTCAGCGAAGAAGTCTGGCGTACCGCTGGCGACACTCGTGAACGCCTGGAATTGTTCGCCGCTGAGCTGATCTCCCAGACACTGCACGAGCCCTGTAGGGGTGAGCCTGTTCGCGATAGCGTAGGGTCAGGTGACATTTCATTTACAGAAACACCGCCATCACGAGCAGGCTCACTCCTACAGGCGTCGGGTTGGGCTGAAGTCAGCGCCATCATCGAGAACCTGCACGAAGTCGTCGCTCCACGCCTCGACGCCTGTGGCCCGGCAGAAATGCGCGGTCTGCTCGATGCCCTCAGCGGCCGCTTCGTCCCCGCCGGCCCGAGCGGCGCGCCAAGTCGCGGTCGTCTCGACGTATTGCCCACCGGCCGCAACTTCTACTCGGTGGACGTGCGCAACTTGCCGACCACCACCGCGTGGCGCATCGGTTTCCAGTCGGCCACGCTGATCCTCGAACGGCATTTGCAGGATCACGGCGATCATTTGCGCCAGCTCGGTTTGTCAGTCTGGGGCACCGCGACCATGCGCACCGGTGGCGATGATATCGCCCAGGCCATGGCGCTGATGGGCGTGCGGCCGGTGTGGGCCACCGGCAGTCAGCGCGTCGATGATTTCGAGATTCTGCCACTGAGCCTGCTGGACCGACCGCGTGTCGATGTGACGTTGCGGGTTTCAGGGTTCTTCCGCGATGCGTTCGCCAATCTCATCCGTTTGTTCGATGCGGCCGTGCAAGCGGTGGCTGCGCTGGACGAGCCGGATGATCTCAACCCCTTGGCCGCCAAAGTGCGCGCAGAACGCCAAGCGCTGCTGCAATCGGGTCTGGATGAAGAGACCGCGCGGCGTCAGGCTGGGTGGCGAATCTTCGGCGCCAAACCGGGTGCCTACGGCGCGGGCGTGCAGGGCGCCATCGACGGTCGTTTGTGGCAGACCCGCGGAGATCTCGCCGAGGTTTACCTGAACTGGGGCGCGTACGCTTATGGCGGTTCTGATGAGGGCACCGCTGCTCGCGAACAGTTCGTCCAGCGCCTCAGCCAGGTACAAGCGATTCTGCAAAACCAGGACAACCGTGAGCACGATCTGCTCGATTCCAACGACTATTACCAGTTCCAGGGCGGCATGCTCGCCGCCGTCGAGACTTTGCGGGGCGAAGCGGCGGCCAGTTATCACGGTGATCACAGCCAGCCGGATTTACCCAAGATCCGCACTCTGAAAGAAGAGCTGAACCGGGTGATCCGCTCGCGGGCGGCGAATCCAAAGTGGATCGACGGGGTCAAGCGTCACGGCTATAAAGGCGTGTTCGAGATGGCGGCGACCGTTGATAACCTGTTCGCGTTCGATGCCACCACGCAGTTGATCGACGATCACCAGTACGCCCTGCTGGCCGATGCTTATCTGCTCGATCCGGCAACGCGCGATTTTGTTCGTGAGCATAATCCGCATGCACTGCGGGACATGACCGAGCGGATGCTGGAAGCTCAGCAGCGCGGGATGTGGCAGGAGCCGGGGGCTTATAAAGAGGCGCTGGAGAATTTGTTGCTGGATATAGAAGAAGATATGTAG